The DNA window GCTGTGTCTTATCCTGCTGAAGGTTTTGAGTAGCAACACTGAGAGGGTGGGATTGAGCTTAAGCGAGAGAGTGCTGACTGAGGGGATTAAATCTGAGCGTGAGATTACTGCTGTGATCCTCCGCACACTCCAGTTCCTCTTCTCTCCCTCAACAGTGACCTGCAGCCTCTGGTCACGCGCTCATACCCACTCGCCTGTCCTTAGTCACGTCTCCTCTGAGGGTTTGAGGCCTTTCGATTCAGGCCGCTGGTCTCGTCGCCAGAGGAGGATAATCTGAGTGTGTTTTGTGAATTCTAAATGGGATTGAGCTGTAATTCCTGATACTGACCTTATAGTCAGCTTTAAGCGATATAGCTTTTATCGATTTTAGATCCATTCTTCCAAGTAAATTAGCAAGTCATTTGTCATTGTTTGATATAGCGTAgcattattttggagcatttctattcgtCCATTCATCAGATCATAGCATGTTGCAACAAAatcatttacattgacttccaattCATTTTAGCAGTTAATTAAACCTTACAGTCTTAAGCTGTTAAAGTTAAATTACATGTGTTTTTGATTGTAAATAAggtcacatcctctacagagtAACATTCTGCATGTTTTAAATGGTAATTACTGTTTTATGtgtgtaatttaatttattatttacaaaaaaaattagTGCCACATTAGTTATGTAACGTTTTATTTGTTAATGTTCTgtaatgttttatgtttatgtttttgtctaaaatgtgcagaaaatgtttatatttagGTTTAAcactaaaaaaactaaaataattttAGTACAGTATCAGTTTTTTAAACTAAATGAGCTATGTAAAAATTTTAAACCTGTAAATGCATTATAAAATCTAATTTGACTCAGTTCTGAGATTCCAGAATCAGTAGCAGTGAAGTCAGTTAGATTTTTCACCTCTGGCCTCCATCAGGGTGGTACGGTGATTGGCAGTGCCCGCTGTAAGGCTTTCACCACGCGAGAGGGTCGCCTGGCTGCTGCTTTCCACCTGGTCCAGCGGGGCATCActaacctgtgtgtgtgcggtggAGATGGCAGCCTTACCGGAGCTAACATCTTCCGCAAGGAGTGGCCTGACCTGCTGGCCCAGCTGGTGCAGGAAGGTAATGCGCCAGGAAACGTCTGGAAATGTTTTCCTTGATTATCCCAACACAGGTTTTCACATTAATCTGAaagataattgtaataatggaaatacaTTGGAGATTTGTTCTGACAGCAGTGCATGCATTTCCTCACAACTTCTCTTAGCATATGACATTTCAAGGTCTGCTAACATCCCCTCTTTTCACTGTGTAGCTGTGGATTTCTGCTCCATTTACTTGAATGAATCAGCATCAATAGTTGCCTTGTCTGCTCTGGCTGATGCAGGCTGGGCTGAGCTTCATGGCCCTTTGTGGCACCAAGGCTGAAACCTGCTGCCAAATTTCACATATTCACTCCTGCCCTGCTCTGCTCTTAACTGGAAGACTTGGATTACTGTCTATTCTGTGCTTTTCAGGAAAAACAAATCTCACAGGCCAGAAGACTATGTAGGACCAAAGTATTTGAAGTAAAATTAGTAACtttttttgaataattatagcagttttcatttttgtaaattatggaATTCTATGTAAAAACTTTTTTTGAGATTTTTGCTGATAAACACCTTTTATGATTTAAAATGGTATATTTACTTATAAcccttttttattaatatttaaatccaAAGtgtaatatatcaaataaaatgcatttaataattcattaattattgatttaattgaattatttaaacatttctgtCTTAGTAAGCTTATCTAATGTCTAATTGGGTGTAATCACTCAACATCAGTTTGTTAATGTTGTATGTGGGTGGTGTagcgtagtggataacaacaccacCCTCTCCATTGCAGACTGGGGTTCACGTCCCAGACTGGGCAAGCACATAAGAGCGTCAGCAAATGTGGTGTAAGAAACTGAAAATTAAACTAAGCTGAGTGATGGTTATTAAaatgggactgtgtgtgtgtgtgtgtgtgtgtgtgtgtgtgtgtgtgttttaagggAGAATTACTGACTCCTTGGCTCAGCAGTATACCCACCTGAACATCGTGGGCCTTGTGGGTTCCATCGATAACGATTTCTGCGGCACAGACATGACCATCGGTGCTGACTCCGCCCTTCATCGCATCATGGAGGTCATCGATGCTATCAGCACGACTGCACAGAGGTGAGAGGTCATAGACACGCATGCGTTTAGCAAAAGCACAGGCATTTTAGTAATTCTCCTCATCAAGTATCACCCACTGTTACTCAAAGCTGTGTTTACTTTTTCAGTCACCAGAGAACGTTTGTGCTGGAGGTGATGGGCCGGCATTGCGGGTGAGCACTGGCTTGGTCAATTCAGATGACCTACAGACATGTTACCTATAATCCCTCACATTTTTAACTGATGGCTTTTGTTGTTGTGCTGCTGTTCTACTAACATTTCTGTTTGACCGCACAAATGATTTATATTTCTTAACTGAGAAAGGTTAAAAAGCATGAATTTATGGTGCTGGTAGAAACTTTTTTCTCCACAGTTTTTCAATTTCTATTCAATATCTGTATCCTTGAAGAATTATATATGTAGTCAGCAGTCTGTCTGGGTCTGAATCTGCGTTTTTGCTTTGGTCTCATCATGCAGGTACCTAGCTGTGGTTTCTGCTCTGGCGTCTGGAGCTGACTGGGTCTTTATACCTGAGGCTCCTCCAGAGGAAGGGTGGGAGGACCATATGTGTGCCCGTCTGGGAGAGGTGAGGCAGGGTCACAAGCCCTATGCATGGATGTGCTAGATaatgtactattattattattattattattattaataataataataataataataatctctttGTACTTTTAAGATAATACATTTTGCTGGATTTAGTCTCTGTCATGTAAAAAATCCTAGATCTtgaaaatggcaactttacaagatAAAGAAAAAACCTTTCAGTgggaaaagattttattcccagaaattttggggcatttctgttggtccattcatcatgaaattttgacacagaTTTACATCATGTCAAACAacaaaatggaaatacaaggtttttagtGACTGCAACAGTCTGCTTTTGGTTTTTGTCATATTAAtcttatttgttattttatataaaataatggcTTACATTGGCAGCAGCTATGAGAGAAGGGGAGAAAATCCATGATTGTGAAACTGCTGTAACAGTCTGAAAACTATATTGTGAGACTTGCCGAGGTTAACATTgctattgtattttttttattgttaatacGTTTTGAACCTACAGGCAACTGTAATAAATGCAACATATCATTTTACAAGTGGCTTCATAATGCCAAATGAATaaagtattaatatttttaaataaattcccATATAATTCCTGCTTTTATGTTAATGTCCATCCCCCAAATCATTCAAAAgtcaaatgttttaaaaaacgTTTATTttcttatgtatgtatgtatttatttatttatgtattcgTGTTTTTGCTCGCTCTAATAATAAACCCTCTTCATCGTCCATAATAACCTATATAAGCATTTTAAgtaatacataattaaataataactaattataattataataatattaatttcatCATATATTTCCTTCTAAATGTACTACAACCTTTTCTGTTTATCTACAAGTAAATTGGTTTAATATGATTAAAAATATTGATAACAAACTTGAACAATGATTTCAGACATTTGAACTgtactgtaagtgtgtgtgtatgcgttcTTCTGCAGAGCCGTAGTAAGGGCTCTCGCCTCAATATAGTGATCATCGCAGAAGGTGCCATCGATAAGCACGGGCAGCCCATAACCTCTAACTACGTGAAGGACGTAAGACAACCTTAAAATTCATATCTGAGTTTGGGTTCCTTGGGTTCCAGACAGAAAAACATTGTCATTTTGATCTGCTGCTTTTAGCTGGTGGTGCAGAGACTGGGTTATGATACCCGGGTTACTGTGCTGGGACACGTACAAAGAGGAGGGACACCGTCCGCCTTCGACAGGGTGCTGGTAAGTTGACAGGGGCTGGGGGGGACGGTTAGtggtcagtgatgtaacagcAGAGTCTTGTGCTGCTTAGagagccactgtgtgtgttactggtgTTACAGGTTGAGAGTGTGTAAAaggctctgtctctgtctttgtgtctcgGCAGAGCAGTAAATTAGGAGTTGAGGCCGTTGTGGCTCTGTTGGAGGCCACTCCAGAAACTCCAGCCTGTGTGATCGGACTGTCCGGAAACCAGGCCATGCGGCTTCCTCTGATGGAGTGTGTCAATATGGTGAGTCACATGACTAATCCCTCGTCACCCCATAACCCTTCATATACTCGTAATCCCAAATCACTCTGTAATGCTTTTACATGTAATCCCAGATCTCTCAAACACTTGTTTTGCACTTGTTTCCATAATCAGTTTGGGTTTCATTTCAGCCAGCCCATGTTACACCGGTCAGAGTTTCAGATCACATTAGAatagatgcaggtgaacatgaatACAATGAAAAAATTCTAATTATGaagaaagtaggtgagatcttctgggctagtttgaagaacagaGATGTGAGGTACCCGGCACGCAAAAATGGAGCAAAATACACCTCCTTGTTAAAAATAAGCGAAGAAAAAAGAACCTTAATCTGCAAAGACGCAGATGTGACCCCAGTATTTAAGACTGTAGGCTTCTCTAACTTTCTATTATTGGTCTAAACTAGTAGGTGGGCTGTCTTTTGCTGATTTTTAACCCAAAACCAGAGGTATGTGTTGATTTATGCCTACCATCGCAAGCTTTTCAAACTCTTAACCCTCTGTATTTTAGACAAAGGAAGTCCAGAAAGCCATGAATGAGAAGCGTTTTGAAGAGGCCATTCAGCTACGTGGAAAGTGAGggtcataaatatatatatttgtgtgtgtgtttgtgtgtctgtctcctTAAAATGACTCCTTAAACACTTTCAATGCAGGAGCTTCGAGAACAATTGGAACACCTACAAGCTTCTGGCCCATCAGAAACCTGCTCAATCAAAGGTGTGGAAATTTTCCATGTTTAAattttttgcctttttattCCTCTATTGTTTCTCTGCTTCAGTCTCATCTTTTTCTTTCTGCTGTctcttcttctctgaagagtgaaCACTCCATGGCCATTCTGAACGTGGGCGCTCCTGCAGCTGGGATGAATGCAGCCGTGAGGTCAGCGGTCAGAGTAGGTCTTGCCCAGGGTCTCCGGGTCTACACCGTCAATGATGGCTTTGAAGGCCTGGCCAAAGACATGGTGAGTTTACATGGCCAGTACTTTTCTTGCATTCTGATTCTGTGTTCTGTACATTTGTATGCAAAAGTctggacacccctggtcaaatgtgttttgtaaatatttttattaaaattatttgtaggcatatttcttcagttttattagAAAAACTAAATATGGTGGCACTtcttgtattttgttttttgtgtggtATGATATATTTTGCCATATCGCCCACACCTACCTCAGAATGTCGTTGGCAGCAGATGGCTAGaagttcatttgtttgtttgtttgttaatttatgtatttttaaaaattgattTAGGTGACTGAGGTACACTGGCATGATGTTGCTGGCTGGACTGGCCAGGGAGGCTCACTGCTGGGGACTAAACGGTGGGCTATCAGGGAGTTTgtgagagtttgtgtgtgtgtgtgtgtgtgtgttttatgattATATAGTACAGTATTATAAAGCTTTCAATTGTTTGTAATTATAGAACACTCCCCAACTCCTGCTTGGAAAAAATAGTGGAGACCATCACCAAGTACAACATCCAGTCCCTTCTGGCAGTCGGTGGATTTGAGGTATGGATCTTAtgaatatatagaaatatatgcTAATATTTTTATTAGGAGTGCTTGTGCATTGTGATTGAGCAATCTGAGGGTCATTTAACCCTCAGATGTGATATACATGCATTGGTTTTAGGATGGTATATTGTATCCCTGAAGTTCTCTGGGAGATCAAGCATCACTGCACCCTTTCGCCCTGTCTAAACAGCTCTGTTGGGAACAACCAATTTGATTGCCTGTTCATCTTACCACCACTTTTCATTACTCCTCGCCCTGGCTACCCAAATTCTtagatttgggtttattctcaTTTGTTTATTCTCATGTAttctaacatttacttcaccttgagttcatatatctagctctctctctctttctcgctctctcaataGCTGGCCCGCTACTTAAATTGGATCAATATATACTTCCATGATGCAGTTTGTTTGCTGTTCTAGGCAGCCCACAAAAACTGACTGGGTTGTTGTATTTCACAGTTGATGGGTACTCCAGTCTAATCTTTTGTAGACATttaatcttaaaataaaaaatgcaatatatgtTGGCAATTTACAGAGTTTTGGCTTGTTGCAATTAAATTTTTTGCAGTGTGAGCTTTTTATGGATATCACTGCTGAGAACACTGGCCAGCTGCATGTTCCCTTACAAATAGAGCCTAGTCCTGTTCAGTTGAATTTAGTACAGGACAATCAATAACTCCTGTGTTACTCCATGTGTTAACTTCCCAACCCAGACAAACAAAACTGTGATACGTGTTGTGTTTCAAGATATGTTGTGTATGGAATATTATATCGTTATTATATTTTTCCCATATAACCAGCGGGACCTGATGCTAGTCTATAATCCAGTAGTGTGTAAATAAGGTCTTATTGTACCAAATGGAATCATTCTGAGGTCAGTGATTTACACTCCAAATATTTATAAGATACAGAAGCATGTGCTGTTCTGTAACCTCCACAGGCTTATGAAGGTGTCCTGCAGCTGGTGGAGGCTCGAGGACGTTTTGACGAACTCTGCATCGTTATGTGTGTGATCCCTGCCACTATTAGCAACAACGTGCCTGGAACCGACTTCAGTCTGGGAGCGGACACAGCCGTCAATGCTGCTATGGAGGTACGACTAAATGATATGTGAgcaaaaacatttggaaaatGGAGTTATGATTTGGATACTATGTTTTTGGAAGGCTTTAAGGCCAGCAACTAATATAACTCTTGACCGCCAGTGTTTAGCTGTTCATTAACAAGTTATACAGGGTTTATGTGTAAACTATGCAGCCTCTGACTCAGTGAATGTCCCAACTTCAACTCGTGTAGtgctgttcatttatttatttatttgtattgtcaaacattttttaatgtagagcgtttattcatttttttataaaagCATTTATTATTCCTGGAAGTCTGTTggtaaacaataacaacaatttagttttattatttatttaattaattattttagagCTGTGACAAAATCAAGCAATCtgcatctggcaccaagaggCGTGTGTTCATTGTAGAGACCATGGGAGGATATTGTGGTTACCTGGCAACAACAACAGGCATTGCTGTTGGGGCAGATGCAGCTTATATCTTTGAGGAATCGTTCAACATCCATGACTTGGAGGTAACTTCTAccacattgttttatttatttatttgtttaaacacATACATCTGCTGATATtagaacataaacataaaaatgtcGAAATTTGGACTAACTCTGGATTAGCACTACAAACTCCAAAACACGTGCTGATAAGTTTGATTTGTTCTTTTAATTTTGTCAGATGAATGTGGAGCATTTGACTGAGAAGATGAAGAAAGACATTCAGCGGGGGCTGGTGCTCAGGTAATTTTCCCCTTTGGAGAATGCACTCCCAGACTTTTGGGACACGTAAAGCATCTTCCCCCCTGCAAAGAGCCTATAAAAATGAAACCAAATGAAAGACAGTGGCCTAATTCCATTACTTTTTCTTACTGACATGCATTGACTTAACCCTGGTCGGATGACATGTATTTTTGATTTTCTAACattaaaaagtcacatttttTTGCAGAGACACACCTCCACACATTTTATCACACAATTACTGTTCATTAGCTTAATTTAACACACTtaggaaaaataaaatgttaaataagtTGTGTGCAAAGGTTATGATCCAttgttatgtttttatttattattatgaccagaggaggatgggttccccttttgagtcttggttcctctcaaggctTCTTCCTCTGGATTTATAGGAGTTCTCTTTCCACTGTCGCCACTgacttgctcaaaagaggcttggacccagatctctgtaaagatGCTTTTGTTAAACgtttgttgtgaaaagcgctatataaataaattggaattgaatttaattattcatttatttattaaattcaacaaatgaagacaaacaaacaagaaactGTGCACTAACCTTTGCAGACAAATACCATATTTGcagccaataaaataaaataaatacagccaatcagaatagatGTAATTTACAAATATGAGCTTTAAAAGCACCATGACAAAAATTATCTGTAGAATTGTAATATATAAAGAAATTGGACAAATGGTTGTTTTTATTAGATGAAACAACAATAAATTTACAAAACTTGTGGGGCAATTATGTTTAAACTTAATTATGCTGTATATTTTAAGTGGTATAATTATAATTGTAGAA is part of the Salminus brasiliensis chromosome 17, fSalBra1.hap2, whole genome shotgun sequence genome and encodes:
- the pfklb gene encoding phosphofructokinase, liver b, producing the protein MLVDFEKLRMAGAGKAIAVLTSGGDAQGMNAAVRAVTRMGIYVGAKVYLIYEGYQGLVDGDDNIKIANWQSVTNIIQLGGTVIGSARCKAFTTREGRLAAAFHLVQRGITNLCVCGGDGSLTGANIFRKEWPDLLAQLVQEGRITDSLAQQYTHLNIVGLVGSIDNDFCGTDMTIGADSALHRIMEVIDAISTTAQSHQRTFVLEVMGRHCGYLAVVSALASGADWVFIPEAPPEEGWEDHMCARLGESRSKGSRLNIVIIAEGAIDKHGQPITSNYVKDLVVQRLGYDTRVTVLGHVQRGGTPSAFDRVLSSKLGVEAVVALLEATPETPACVIGLSGNQAMRLPLMECVNMTKEVQKAMNEKRFEEAIQLRGKSFENNWNTYKLLAHQKPAQSKSEHSMAILNVGAPAAGMNAAVRSAVRVGLAQGLRVYTVNDGFEGLAKDMVTEVHWHDVAGWTGQGGSLLGTKRTLPNSCLEKIVETITKYNIQSLLAVGGFEAYEGVLQLVEARGRFDELCIVMCVIPATISNNVPGTDFSLGADTAVNAAMESCDKIKQSASGTKRRVFIVETMGGYCGYLATTTGIAVGADAAYIFEESFNIHDLEMNVEHLTEKMKKDIQRGLVLRNEKCHKHYTTDFIHNLYSAEGKGIFDCRVNVLGHLQQGGVPTPFDRNFGTKMGVKAVLWLTEKMKEMYRQGRVFANAPETACVIGMNRKVMSFSPVTELKDHTDFEHRMPKEQWWLNLRVMLKMLAKYQTHFDEYVTGEIEHVTRRTLSMETGF